In Edaphobacter dinghuensis, one genomic interval encodes:
- a CDS encoding GIY-YIG nuclease family protein, with protein MPEISYILASGFKHLYIGVTTELEHRILQHKNGSFPDSFTERYNIKYLVYFERFADLSSAITREKQLKRWSRIKKLRLIVNENPTWRDLSEDWGKPIEPFREENLKPPLSFSSK; from the coding sequence ATGCCGGAGATCTCCTACATCCTTGCCAGCGGCTTCAAGCACCTCTACATCGGCGTAACTACCGAGCTTGAGCACCGCATCCTGCAACACAAAAATGGATCATTCCCCGACAGCTTCACCGAGCGATACAACATCAAGTACCTCGTCTACTTCGAGCGCTTCGCCGACCTTTCCTCCGCCATCACCCGCGAAAAGCAGTTAAAGCGCTGGTCCCGCATCAAGAAGCTACGCCTGATCGTGAATGAAAACCCAACATGGCGCGATCTAAGCGAAGACTGGGGTAAACCAATCGAGCCGTTCCGGGAAGAAAATCTCAAGCCGCCGCTCTCGTTTTCCTCTAAATAG
- a CDS encoding Jag family protein, whose translation MTSTSKPTDDKTAKIKEFLDTLLASSGLRLDFAILAANPQTQAASEPEISVEFTGPDTSLLTARNAELLHSIEHLAAKVLRFEPEQHDRISFDAENFKALRNRELELMAEAGADRVHATHRPYAFPPMNSRERRLLHLALSNLGLPTASTSDGPRRFVVAYPKGTEPVEPKGPSTQDRTHAIRKTFRRR comes from the coding sequence ATGACCTCAACCAGCAAGCCCACCGACGATAAGACCGCTAAGATCAAAGAGTTCCTCGACACCCTGCTTGCCTCAAGCGGCCTGAGGCTCGACTTCGCGATCCTCGCCGCCAACCCGCAAACGCAGGCCGCCTCCGAGCCCGAGATCTCCGTCGAGTTCACCGGCCCCGACACCTCGCTGCTCACCGCCCGCAACGCTGAGCTCCTTCACTCCATCGAGCACCTCGCTGCCAAGGTCCTCCGCTTCGAGCCCGAGCAGCACGACCGCATCTCCTTCGACGCCGAAAACTTCAAGGCCCTCCGCAACCGCGAGCTCGAGCTCATGGCCGAGGCCGGCGCCGACCGCGTCCACGCCACCCACCGCCCCTACGCCTTCCCGCCCATGAACTCCCGCGAACGCCGCCTGCTGCACCTCGCCCTCAGCAACCTCGGCCTGCCCACCGCCTCCACCAGCGACGGCCCCCGCCGCTTCGTCGTCGCCTACCCCAAAGGCACCGAGCCGGTAGAACCCAAAGGCCCCTCCACCCAGGACCGCACCCACGCCATCCGCAAAACCTTCCGCCGCCGCTAA
- a CDS encoding DUF308 domain-containing protein, protein MTTTETLQPTKNLRNLYLTRTAVQFLWAAATIATAATNPALAAALLVLYPLWDVACTLYDLKTSSDATSATTLYINAAAGILTAIGIGLTAYAHPQYAVAIFGAWALLAGLLQFVVGLIRRQRMGGQWAMILSGLQSTAAGVAFVVGGLNGKFHIKDLGGYAIFGAVYFLIAGILLSRKR, encoded by the coding sequence ATGACCACAACAGAAACATTGCAGCCAACCAAAAACCTGCGCAACCTCTATCTCACCCGCACCGCCGTCCAGTTCCTCTGGGCAGCGGCAACCATCGCGACCGCCGCCACGAACCCGGCACTCGCCGCAGCCCTTCTCGTTCTCTACCCGCTCTGGGACGTCGCCTGCACCCTCTACGACCTCAAGACCTCCAGTGATGCCACATCCGCGACAACGCTCTATATCAATGCTGCTGCCGGAATCCTCACCGCCATCGGCATCGGCCTCACCGCCTATGCTCATCCCCAATACGCCGTGGCGATCTTCGGTGCGTGGGCTCTCCTTGCCGGCCTCCTGCAATTTGTAGTGGGCCTCATCCGCAGGCAACGCATGGGCGGCCAGTGGGCAATGATCTTGAGCGGTCTTCAATCGACGGCCGCAGGTGTCGCGTTCGTGGTCGGCGGACTCAATGGCAAGTTCCACATCAAGGATCTCGGTGGATACGCCATCTTCGGCGCAGTCTACTTCCTGATCGCTGGCATCCTGCTTAGTCGCAAGCGCTGA
- a CDS encoding TetR/AcrR family transcriptional regulator: MSGETADLIMDVAHRLLTERGYSAFSYADIAQEIQIRKASIHHHFPTKTALVVAVLERHRLRMQEAHAALDERVSSPLNRLKKYVEYWEVCIRNRTEPFCIAALLGAELPGLPDEIQIEVGKHFLSLRQWIARTMKDGVKQKTIKLQETPDIEAEMLMAAVHGAMLSARVNNSSAIFKQVTTQAMQRLSIR, encoded by the coding sequence ATGAGCGGAGAGACTGCAGACCTCATCATGGACGTAGCCCATCGCCTCCTCACCGAGCGCGGATACTCCGCCTTCAGCTACGCCGATATCGCCCAGGAGATCCAGATCCGCAAGGCGAGCATCCATCACCACTTTCCCACCAAAACCGCCCTCGTCGTCGCCGTATTGGAGCGGCACAGGCTTCGCATGCAGGAGGCCCATGCCGCCTTGGACGAGCGCGTCTCCTCGCCCCTCAACCGCTTGAAGAAGTACGTCGAATACTGGGAGGTCTGCATTCGCAACAGGACCGAGCCCTTCTGCATCGCCGCCCTCCTCGGTGCCGAACTCCCCGGTCTCCCCGACGAGATTCAAATCGAGGTCGGCAAACACTTCCTCTCCCTCCGTCAATGGATCGCCAGGACCATGAAGGACGGCGTAAAGCAGAAGACCATCAAGCTTCAGGAAACACCGGACATCGAGGCTGAGATGCTCATGGCCGCCGTCCACGGCGCAATGCTCTCGGCCCGCGTCAACAACTCCAGCGCCATCTTCAAACAGGTCACCACCCAGGCAATGCAAAGGCTTTCCATCCGATAA
- a CDS encoding VanZ family protein: MKAKRTRWLAACALIAYSVILIRLVVFKAIPVIRIGHLRFRFAGPHTGPANLVPFKTIAPELIGHGNRLIDLVNLMGNIIPFMPIGLLAPLVFRSITWQKALALGVAIGLTFETMELIFRVGIFDVDDIMTNALGVLLGYAVFAMFKTPAQPRLN, encoded by the coding sequence ATGAAGGCGAAACGAACGCGTTGGCTGGCGGCATGTGCTCTCATCGCGTATAGCGTAATCCTCATCAGGCTCGTCGTCTTCAAGGCCATCCCTGTCATTCGTATCGGACACCTCAGGTTCAGGTTCGCCGGCCCTCACACAGGCCCTGCCAACCTCGTCCCCTTCAAGACCATCGCTCCTGAACTCATCGGCCACGGAAATCGCTTAATAGACCTGGTGAACCTGATGGGCAACATCATTCCGTTTATGCCGATAGGGCTCCTTGCCCCGCTCGTCTTTCGATCCATCACATGGCAGAAGGCGCTCGCCCTCGGCGTGGCCATCGGGCTGACCTTCGAGACGATGGAGCTCATCTTCCGCGTAGGTATCTTCGACGTCGATGACATCATGACGAACGCACTCGGCGTCCTACTCGGCTACGCAGTATTTGCAATGTTCAAAACGCCAGCACAACCCCGCTTAAACTAA
- the yidD gene encoding membrane protein insertion efficiency factor YidD, with amino-acid sequence MPDEAQPDNPGLAIRLAFGLYKTVISPILHAFNPSQCLYLPTCSEYAYVAMVRFGPIRGSWLALRRFARCHPFAKGGLDPVPDRNPETPDSVSIHTDHLP; translated from the coding sequence ATGCCCGACGAAGCCCAACCCGACAACCCCGGCCTCGCCATCCGCCTAGCCTTCGGCCTCTATAAGACCGTCATCTCGCCCATCCTGCACGCCTTCAACCCCTCGCAGTGCCTCTATCTGCCCACCTGCTCCGAGTACGCCTACGTCGCCATGGTCCGTTTCGGCCCCATCCGAGGCTCCTGGCTCGCCCTCCGGCGCTTCGCCCGCTGCCATCCCTTCGCCAAAGGCGGCCTCGACCCCGTGCCCGACCGAAACCCCGAGACCCCCGATTCCGTCTCCATTCACACAGACCATTTACCATAG
- a CDS encoding YdeI/OmpD-associated family protein — translation MQVPYAEKWQKETDKLREIALGCDLIEEVKWGKPCFTFLKKNVAIVVPLKETCALAFFKGALLKDPRHILKKAGEHTQAGRWVKFTSIKEITALQSSLRSYLCEAIELERAGRKVELRKPSEYTIPVELQALLNKDAGLKACFDALTPGRRKSYAFHISSAKQAKTRAARAERCVPMIQSGRGFNELPR, via the coding sequence ATGCAGGTTCCCTATGCAGAGAAGTGGCAGAAGGAGACGGACAAGCTGCGAGAGATTGCGCTTGGCTGCGACCTGATCGAAGAGGTCAAGTGGGGCAAACCGTGCTTCACCTTTCTGAAGAAAAACGTCGCGATTGTCGTTCCGCTGAAGGAGACGTGCGCGCTGGCGTTCTTCAAGGGCGCTCTGCTCAAAGACCCCAGGCACATTCTTAAAAAAGCCGGAGAGCATACGCAGGCGGGACGATGGGTAAAGTTTACTTCGATCAAAGAGATTACTGCGTTGCAGTCGTCTCTGCGAAGCTATCTCTGCGAGGCCATCGAGCTGGAGCGGGCTGGCAGGAAGGTAGAGCTCAGGAAGCCGTCGGAGTACACCATTCCCGTGGAGCTGCAGGCCCTGTTGAATAAAGACGCGGGTTTGAAGGCGTGTTTCGATGCGCTGACGCCGGGGCGGAGAAAGTCATACGCCTTCCACATCTCCAGCGCGAAGCAGGCAAAGACCAGAGCGGCGCGAGCAGAACGATGTGTGCCAATGATCCAGAGCGGACGAGGGTTTAATGAACTGCCGCGATGA
- a CDS encoding PEP-CTERM sorting domain-containing protein, which yields MRLSRLSLAALGLVLASASFAHADTIIDNLPTGTNNYFPIGIDGANVSPQYEAIGVGFTPTANVTLTETQVLVNHFSLQNTNANFDELLFTNNGGVPGTLVADLATDLVAPTVSNPTSASIVDVSGLSVALTAGNEYWFVLAPYDTNSFIGWAEDGASVLPEAGTRSGTTSSGWRFVYEGGSEQVALFSGSTAVTPEPSTFMLLGTGILGLAGAVRRKLSN from the coding sequence ATGCGCTTATCTCGTTTATCGCTCGCTGCCCTTGGTCTTGTCCTGGCTTCGGCTTCATTCGCACACGCCGATACCATCATCGACAATCTGCCCACCGGCACAAACAATTACTTTCCTATAGGCATCGACGGCGCTAATGTCTCGCCTCAATATGAGGCCATCGGGGTTGGGTTTACCCCCACAGCGAATGTAACTCTCACCGAAACCCAGGTGTTGGTCAATCATTTTTCCCTCCAGAACACGAACGCCAACTTCGATGAGCTTCTCTTTACCAATAACGGAGGAGTTCCTGGAACCCTCGTTGCAGATCTGGCCACAGACCTTGTCGCTCCGACCGTTTCCAATCCGACCTCTGCCAGCATCGTCGATGTATCTGGATTGTCCGTAGCGCTTACAGCGGGCAACGAATATTGGTTTGTGCTGGCTCCGTACGACACGAACTCCTTCATTGGCTGGGCTGAGGATGGAGCATCGGTACTGCCCGAAGCCGGAACTCGCTCTGGCACAACCTCCAGCGGTTGGAGATTCGTCTACGAGGGTGGCTCAGAACAAGTTGCGCTCTTTAGCGGATCTACGGCCGTCACGCCCGAGCCCTCTACGTTCATGCTTCTCGGCACCGGCATTCTCGGCCTGGCGGGAGCAGTGCGCCGCAAGCTCTCAAACTAA
- a CDS encoding DUF2971 domain-containing protein produces the protein MRKKKFSEAEKEEAGRTFGSVWYRFFPDLSKRYRHYPHGVSHYTNAAGLLGICRTNALWATCAQYSNDYSEALYGAEIAKGLFDNLDSYERSTLGVSLSFVVGRPLFAPPHIREWGSLDAFTVSFCKSKDLLSQWRGYGSKLGFEIRFSGMAVGNATRSKKTVSLQSDAMLTGVWAKIEYNPKSQLNMISETMSQIADARRELEKDCYFEVFHSPMLMHLALLEIARWVHSVKHPKFEEEQEWRIISFLNSGPTSPLSTRSAGMEFREGQHGIMPYVELRPDDGKLLPITEVVCGPGANESLTPKAVELLLARYGFSNFDVTTSEVPLRPL, from the coding sequence ATGAGAAAGAAGAAATTCTCCGAAGCAGAAAAAGAGGAAGCCGGTAGGACATTCGGGAGTGTCTGGTACCGTTTCTTCCCCGACCTGAGCAAAAGATACCGGCACTATCCACACGGAGTCTCGCACTATACCAACGCGGCAGGGTTGTTAGGTATCTGTCGAACCAATGCACTTTGGGCAACATGCGCGCAGTATTCCAATGATTACTCAGAGGCGCTATACGGAGCAGAAATCGCCAAGGGGCTGTTCGACAATCTTGATTCCTACGAACGGTCTACTCTCGGAGTTTCATTGAGCTTTGTAGTTGGCAGGCCGCTTTTTGCGCCTCCCCATATACGGGAGTGGGGATCTCTCGACGCATTCACTGTCTCATTTTGTAAGTCGAAGGATCTTTTGAGTCAGTGGAGAGGTTACGGATCGAAACTTGGGTTTGAGATCAGATTCTCCGGAATGGCGGTGGGAAATGCTACACGGAGTAAGAAAACTGTTTCGCTGCAATCTGATGCGATGCTAACTGGAGTTTGGGCCAAGATTGAGTACAACCCAAAGTCGCAGCTAAACATGATTTCCGAAACGATGTCTCAAATAGCGGACGCCCGAAGAGAACTGGAAAAAGATTGTTACTTCGAAGTCTTCCACTCGCCAATGCTGATGCATCTTGCCCTTTTAGAAATCGCAAGATGGGTCCATTCAGTTAAGCACCCGAAATTTGAGGAAGAGCAGGAATGGCGTATTATTTCCTTTCTTAATTCTGGTCCCACATCCCCTCTCTCGACTAGATCTGCGGGTATGGAGTTTCGTGAAGGTCAGCATGGGATAATGCCCTACGTTGAGCTTCGTCCGGATGATGGCAAGCTTCTCCCTATCACCGAGGTTGTGTGCGGACCGGGTGCAAACGAGTCCCTGACGCCCAAAGCTGTCGAACTTCTGCTTGCGAGATATGGTTTTAGCAATTTCGATGTAACCACTTCCGAAGTGCCGCTAAGGCCGCTATGA
- the yidC gene encoding membrane protein insertase YidC — protein MAEFKNPNQQGGQDNNSFLLMMLVLIAVFFGLQYYHTKDAGKNKPATPTAAQSTTISQNTPASNAPAATQPSSSAAAAAKPAQSAVPTVQATAATTTVVENELYRITFSNKGGQVVSWILKNKPGGGVFKDDDGKPLDIIHQQAAAKYGYPLSLQTGDAALNATLTNALYVPSATGNLAAPATLTFKYSAGDLTVTKTFTFDETYVLHADVQVTQNGQPVRAYLMWPGGFGDQDNSTGYASAQIDTNIDGKTEHLSQKKVTTGNTTNGPIAWAGTSEAFFAAVFLPDAPATAVLTTTKNEIDVSKTIHKSSFSMSKGAINVPMLGAGIGSTNGHIQSRIFVGPKAIKVLKAIKASDNGPSLESLLDFGFFGVIGKYLFITLQFIHSAGVTNWGWAIILLTVLINILMLPFRIKTMQNGLKMQRIQPQMNAIKEKYKKYKATDPKKSEMNAEIMKLQKDNGVNMFGGCIPTLITLPLLYAFYGMLPRVVELRHAHWLWIPDLQNPDPWHILPIVMVISQFLVQYYTPSPGVDPSQQKMMAFTMPAISGWFTWYYGAGLALYWAVGNFIGIIQQAVMNRTSLGKEMREVAAKRARRKAGTGKVIQGKQ, from the coding sequence TTGGCAGAGTTTAAAAACCCCAATCAGCAGGGCGGACAGGACAACAACTCGTTCCTGCTCATGATGCTCGTCCTGATCGCCGTCTTCTTCGGCCTGCAGTACTACCACACCAAAGACGCCGGCAAGAACAAGCCCGCCACCCCCACCGCTGCGCAGAGCACCACCATCAGCCAGAACACCCCGGCCTCTAACGCGCCCGCCGCCACGCAGCCGTCCTCATCCGCCGCCGCTGCCGCCAAGCCCGCGCAATCCGCCGTGCCCACCGTCCAGGCCACTGCCGCGACCACCACCGTCGTCGAGAACGAGCTCTACCGCATCACCTTCTCCAACAAGGGCGGACAGGTCGTTAGCTGGATTCTCAAGAACAAGCCCGGCGGCGGCGTCTTCAAGGACGACGACGGCAAGCCCCTCGACATCATTCACCAGCAGGCCGCCGCCAAGTACGGCTACCCGCTCTCGCTCCAGACCGGCGACGCGGCGCTGAACGCCACCCTCACCAACGCCCTCTACGTCCCCTCGGCCACCGGCAACCTCGCCGCGCCCGCCACCCTCACCTTTAAATACTCCGCAGGCGACCTCACCGTCACCAAGACCTTCACCTTCGACGAGACCTACGTCCTCCACGCCGATGTCCAGGTCACGCAAAACGGCCAGCCCGTCCGTGCCTACCTCATGTGGCCCGGCGGCTTCGGCGACCAGGACAACTCCACCGGTTACGCCAGCGCCCAGATCGACACCAACATCGACGGCAAGACCGAGCACCTCTCGCAAAAGAAGGTCACCACCGGCAACACCACCAACGGCCCCATCGCCTGGGCCGGCACCAGCGAAGCCTTCTTCGCCGCCGTCTTCCTTCCCGACGCGCCCGCCACCGCCGTCCTCACCACCACCAAAAACGAGATCGACGTCAGCAAGACCATCCACAAATCCAGCTTCAGCATGTCCAAAGGCGCGATCAACGTGCCTATGCTCGGCGCCGGAATCGGCAGCACCAACGGCCACATTCAGTCGCGCATCTTCGTCGGCCCCAAGGCCATCAAGGTGCTCAAGGCCATCAAAGCCTCCGACAACGGCCCCAGCCTCGAGTCGCTGCTCGACTTCGGCTTCTTCGGCGTCATCGGCAAATACCTCTTCATCACGCTCCAGTTCATCCACTCCGCCGGAGTCACCAACTGGGGATGGGCCATCATCCTGCTCACCGTGCTCATCAACATCCTCATGCTGCCCTTCCGCATCAAGACCATGCAGAACGGCCTGAAGATGCAGCGCATTCAGCCGCAGATGAACGCCATCAAGGAGAAGTACAAGAAGTACAAGGCCACCGACCCCAAGAAGTCCGAGATGAACGCCGAGATCATGAAGCTCCAGAAGGACAACGGAGTCAACATGTTCGGCGGCTGCATTCCGACGCTGATCACCCTGCCCTTGCTCTACGCCTTCTACGGCATGCTGCCCCGCGTCGTCGAGCTGCGCCACGCCCACTGGCTCTGGATCCCCGACCTGCAAAACCCCGACCCCTGGCACATCCTGCCCATCGTCATGGTCATCAGCCAGTTTCTGGTGCAGTACTACACGCCATCTCCCGGCGTAGACCCCAGCCAGCAGAAGATGATGGCCTTCACCATGCCTGCCATCTCCGGCTGGTTCACCTGGTACTACGGCGCCGGACTCGCCCTCTACTGGGCAGTCGGCAACTTCATTGGCATCATCCAGCAAGCCGTAATGAACCGCACCAGCCTGGGCAAAGAGATGCGCGAAGTCGCCGCCAAACGAGCTCGCCGCAAAGCAGGCACAGGCAAAGTCATCCAGGGCAAACAGTAA